In a single window of the Gaiellales bacterium genome:
- a CDS encoding TMEM175 family protein, which yields MGELGTTRMETFSDGVFAIAATLLVLEIGVGSSDDAHLGRALIDLWPSYLAYATSFLIIGIIWVNHHECVGCMARVDRTLLFINTVFLMVVS from the coding sequence ATGGGCGAGCTGGGCACGACCCGGATGGAGACCTTCAGCGACGGCGTGTTCGCCATCGCGGCAACGCTGCTGGTGCTGGAGATCGGCGTCGGGTCGAGCGACGACGCCCACCTCGGCCGCGCGCTGATCGACCTTTGGCCGAGCTATCTCGCCTACGCGACCAGCTTCCTCATCATCGGCATCATCTGGGTCAACCACCACGAGTGCGTGGGATGCATGGCGCGAGTCGACCGCACGCTGCTCTTCATCAATACGGTGTTCCTGATGGTCGTCTCG
- the cofC gene encoding 2-phospho-L-lactate guanylyltransferase, translating into MPDIATHVLIPLKHLEAAKRRLHPEIGAEQRRALMLSMLGHVAAQALAADVGPVALASSEPRAPSIADGLGVGLISDGGLPWNEGLVHALGRLSSLPESVLFLAGDLPLVTADEIRTLAAAIPAAGVAIGRAHDGGTNALGLRPADAVVPAFGEAQSARAHAARAEQAGLTVAVVDLPGIALDVDTPADAARARLSA; encoded by the coding sequence ATTCCCGATATCGCCACGCATGTCCTGATTCCGCTGAAGCATCTGGAAGCGGCCAAGCGGCGCCTCCACCCCGAGATCGGTGCCGAGCAGCGGCGCGCGTTGATGCTCTCGATGCTCGGCCACGTCGCCGCGCAGGCACTCGCCGCGGACGTGGGGCCGGTCGCGCTCGCCAGCTCCGAGCCGCGGGCACCGTCGATCGCGGACGGCCTCGGCGTCGGGCTGATATCGGACGGCGGACTGCCGTGGAACGAGGGGCTCGTGCATGCCCTCGGCCGGCTGTCGTCGCTGCCGGAGTCGGTGCTGTTCCTCGCCGGCGACCTGCCACTGGTGACTGCGGACGAGATCCGCACACTGGCTGCCGCAATCCCCGCCGCCGGCGTGGCGATCGGCCGTGCGCACGACGGTGGCACCAACGCCCTGGGGCTGCGCCCGGCCGACGCCGTGGTGCCAGCGTTCGGGGAAGCGCAGAGCGCGCGCGCGCACGCGGCGCGCGCGGAGCAGGCGGGGCTGACGGTGGCTGTGGTCGACCTGCCCGGCATCGCGCTCGACGTCGACACTCCCGCAGACGCGGCGCGCGCGCGGCTGTCTGCCTGA
- a CDS encoding PPOX class F420-dependent oxidoreductase has translation MSRVDAAALARELLAGPNFGHLGTVNADGTVQVSPIWVDLEDGRPVFNTAEGRVKWRNMRRDPRVTLEVIDVADGYRAVEIRGRVAEMTHEGAREHINQLSLKYTGQPFENYVEGVARVKVVIEPERFVYHH, from the coding sequence ATGAGCCGCGTGGACGCGGCCGCGCTCGCGCGCGAGCTGCTCGCCGGCCCGAACTTCGGCCACCTGGGCACGGTGAACGCGGACGGCACCGTGCAGGTCTCGCCGATCTGGGTCGACCTCGAGGACGGGCGGCCGGTCTTCAACACCGCAGAGGGCCGTGTCAAGTGGCGCAACATGCGGCGCGATCCGCGGGTCACCCTCGAGGTGATCGACGTGGCCGACGGGTACCGCGCGGTCGAGATCCGCGGCCGCGTCGCGGAGATGACGCACGAGGGTGCCCGCGAGCACATCAACCAGCTGTCGCTGAAGTACACCGGGCAGCCGTTCGAGAACTACGTCGAGGGAGTGGCGCGGGTGAAGGTCGTGATCGAGCCGGAGCGGTTCGTCTACCACCACTGA
- a CDS encoding TIGR03557 family F420-dependent LLM class oxidoreductase — MITLGYKASAEQFAPQALLDYALAAEEHGFDSVAVSDHFQPFRHTGGHAPAALPWLGALAARSERIRIGTSVSTPTLRFHPSMVAQAFATLGCLAPGRVWLGAGTGESLNEVPPLGIEWPKFGERLARLREAIELIRTLWREERVSFEGRYYRTFRATVYDRPDEPVPILIAAAGPKAAEFAGAEGDGFITTSGKARELYVDTLLPAVERGAREAGRDPAAAERLLEVKVSFDHDLERAREECGFWAALALPAESKQGIDDPLELERLAAEEHVKAESRFIVTGDPEEVADRVAPYVDMGFRHLVFHSPAPDQWPFLERFGAEVLPLLRSRFG; from the coding sequence GTGATCACCCTTGGATACAAGGCGTCGGCCGAGCAGTTCGCGCCGCAGGCGCTGCTCGACTACGCCCTCGCGGCCGAGGAGCACGGCTTCGACAGCGTCGCGGTCTCCGATCACTTCCAGCCCTTCCGCCATACCGGCGGGCATGCCCCGGCCGCGCTTCCCTGGCTGGGCGCGCTCGCCGCGCGCAGCGAGCGCATCCGCATCGGCACGAGCGTCTCGACCCCGACGCTGCGTTTTCATCCCTCGATGGTGGCCCAGGCGTTCGCCACGCTCGGGTGCCTCGCGCCCGGCCGTGTGTGGCTGGGCGCCGGCACGGGCGAGTCATTGAACGAGGTGCCGCCGCTCGGGATCGAGTGGCCGAAGTTCGGCGAGCGGCTCGCACGGCTGCGCGAGGCGATCGAGCTGATCCGGACGCTCTGGCGCGAAGAGCGGGTCAGCTTCGAGGGCCGCTACTACAGGACGTTCCGCGCAACGGTCTACGACCGGCCGGACGAGCCCGTGCCCATACTGATCGCCGCCGCGGGACCGAAGGCCGCCGAGTTCGCGGGCGCGGAGGGCGACGGCTTCATCACCACCAGCGGAAAGGCTCGGGAGCTCTACGTGGACACGCTGCTGCCGGCGGTGGAGCGCGGCGCACGGGAGGCCGGCCGCGACCCGGCCGCGGCCGAGCGGCTGCTCGAGGTGAAGGTCTCGTTCGACCACGACCTCGAGCGGGCCCGCGAGGAGTGCGGATTCTGGGCGGCCCTCGCGCTTCCCGCCGAGAGCAAGCAGGGCATCGACGACCCGCTGGAGCTCGAGCGCCTCGCAGCCGAGGAGCACGTGAAGGCCGAGTCCCGGTTCATCGTCACGGGCGATCCGGAGGAGGTCGCCGACCGGGTGGCACCGTACGTCGACATGGGGTTTCGCCACCTGGTGTTCCACAGCCCGGCACCCGACCAGTGGCCGTTCCTGGAGCGGTTCGGCGCCGAGGTGCTGCCGCTGTTGCGCTCGCGGTTCGGCTGA